In Nocardia sputorum, a single genomic region encodes these proteins:
- a CDS encoding MMPL family transporter: protein MSVYLYRWGKFAFRRKWIVLPVWLVLFVLLGGLGAQLSKPMSNDFSMPDLPSERANEILDKHFPGASAAFKFDAVTGTYVAAAPEGQKLTDPANRAALEAFIAKLGQLDIVDHSKPITNPVDATEKMGCLTAPDPAQCSGAPLNVLSKTAPATVAVINVPFTIAKFTDVTDAHREAAYDVAADARNAGLTVEMSGSIAQKQEAPSGKSEMIGMAVALVVMIVAFGAIVAAFVPIVTAIVGLGAATSLIMLGTSVIEVPSFTTFLASMIGIALSIDYALFIVSRYKHELAVQDAPEEAAGTALGTAGSAVVFAGLTVIIALAGLSIVGVEFMTFMGLGGAIAAGFAVLTAITLMPALLGAFGRFLFKPKLPVVAQHDPEDDSSVTNGMRFGRLIGRMPWVALVLSVVVLGALAAPAAGLNLGLPGDDSMPKTSTIRKAYELRTEGFGEGSNGVLNVAVDLSAVPAENRDAAVKALRDKLASYPGMDYVTEPQWSQDQQGALLDGVPKSGPNNQATKDLVQDAREAEGQLKAEYGIEYGITGTTAIYADVDHVLLSKIVPYLAIVAGAAFVLLILVFRSILVPLTAALGFLLSMAATFGATVLIFQEGKLGLIEDPHPLVSFMPIMLIGLVFGLAMDYQVFLVTRMREEFVHGKSAKEAVVAGYHHGARVVTSAAIIMISVFGSFLLETDVTAKSFGFALAAGVLLDAFVVRMVLIPSLLVLMGKWSWWMPKWLDRILPDIDVEGSKLRELQQRSAETAKVPVGVN from the coding sequence GTGTCCGTTTATCTGTACAGATGGGGGAAGTTCGCCTTCCGCCGGAAATGGATAGTCCTTCCCGTCTGGCTCGTCTTGTTCGTGCTCCTCGGTGGTTTGGGAGCACAGCTCAGCAAGCCGATGAGCAACGACTTCAGCATGCCGGACCTGCCTTCCGAACGCGCCAACGAAATCCTCGACAAGCACTTCCCCGGCGCCTCGGCCGCGTTCAAGTTCGACGCGGTCACCGGCACCTACGTCGCCGCCGCGCCGGAGGGACAGAAGCTGACCGATCCGGCCAACCGTGCGGCGCTGGAAGCGTTCATCGCCAAGCTCGGCCAGCTCGACATCGTCGATCACAGCAAGCCCATCACCAATCCGGTCGACGCGACCGAGAAGATGGGTTGCCTGACCGCCCCCGACCCCGCGCAGTGCAGTGGCGCCCCGCTGAACGTGCTCAGCAAGACCGCGCCCGCGACCGTGGCGGTGATCAACGTCCCGTTCACGATCGCGAAGTTCACCGACGTCACCGACGCGCACCGGGAAGCGGCGTACGACGTCGCCGCCGACGCGCGCAACGCCGGGCTCACGGTCGAGATGAGCGGTTCGATCGCGCAGAAGCAGGAAGCGCCCAGCGGTAAGTCCGAGATGATCGGCATGGCCGTCGCACTGGTCGTGATGATCGTCGCGTTCGGCGCCATCGTCGCCGCGTTCGTGCCGATCGTCACCGCGATCGTCGGCCTCGGCGCGGCCACCTCGCTGATCATGCTCGGCACGTCGGTGATCGAGGTCCCCAGCTTCACCACCTTCCTCGCCTCGATGATCGGCATCGCGCTGTCCATCGACTACGCGCTGTTCATCGTGTCCAGGTACAAGCACGAACTCGCGGTCCAGGACGCGCCGGAAGAGGCGGCGGGCACCGCGCTCGGCACGGCCGGTTCCGCCGTCGTGTTCGCCGGCCTGACCGTCATCATCGCGCTGGCGGGCCTGAGCATCGTCGGCGTCGAGTTCATGACCTTCATGGGCCTCGGTGGCGCGATCGCCGCCGGTTTCGCGGTTCTCACCGCGATCACGCTGATGCCCGCGCTGCTCGGCGCGTTCGGCCGCTTCCTGTTCAAGCCGAAGCTGCCCGTCGTCGCCCAGCACGATCCCGAGGACGACAGCTCGGTGACCAACGGCATGCGCTTCGGCCGGCTGATCGGCCGTATGCCGTGGGTCGCACTGGTGCTGAGCGTCGTAGTGCTCGGCGCGCTCGCCGCTCCCGCGGCCGGTCTGAACCTGGGCCTGCCGGGTGACGACAGCATGCCGAAGACCTCCACCATCCGGAAGGCCTACGAGCTGCGTACCGAGGGCTTCGGCGAGGGCAGCAACGGCGTGCTGAACGTGGCCGTCGACCTGAGCGCCGTGCCCGCCGAGAACCGGGATGCCGCGGTCAAGGCGCTGCGCGACAAGCTCGCGTCCTATCCGGGCATGGACTACGTGACCGAGCCGCAGTGGAGCCAGGACCAGCAGGGCGCGCTGCTGGACGGCGTGCCGAAGTCCGGGCCGAACAACCAGGCCACCAAGGACCTGGTGCAGGACGCCAGGGAGGCCGAAGGCCAGCTGAAGGCCGAGTACGGCATCGAGTACGGCATCACCGGCACCACGGCGATCTACGCCGACGTGGACCACGTGCTGCTCAGCAAGATCGTGCCCTACCTGGCGATCGTGGCGGGCGCGGCGTTCGTGCTGCTGATCCTGGTGTTCCGGTCGATCCTGGTGCCGCTCACCGCCGCCCTCGGATTCCTGCTGTCGATGGCCGCGACCTTCGGCGCGACCGTGCTGATCTTCCAGGAGGGCAAGCTGGGCCTGATCGAGGATCCGCATCCGCTGGTCAGCTTCATGCCGATCATGCTGATCGGCCTGGTGTTCGGCCTCGCGATGGACTACCAGGTCTTCCTGGTGACCCGGATGCGCGAGGAGTTCGTGCACGGCAAGTCGGCCAAGGAGGCGGTGGTCGCCGGTTACCACCACGGCGCGCGCGTGGTGACCTCGGCGGCGATCATCATGATCTCGGTGTTCGGTTCGTTCCTGCTGGAGACCGACGTGACGGCGAAGTCGTTCGGCTTCGCCCTGGCGGCGGGCGTGCTGCTGGACGCGTTCGTGGTCCGCATGGTGCTGATCCCGTCGCTGCTGGTGCTGATGGGCAAGTGGTCGTGGTGGATGCCGAAGTGGCTCGACCGCATCCTGCCCGACATCGACGTCGAGGGCTCGAAGCTGCGTGAGCTGCAGCAGCGTTCGGCCGAGACGGCGAAGGTGCCGGTCGGCGTCAACTGA
- a CDS encoding amidohydrolase family protein codes for MVSQVHLGHIFHIAGSPAAGAVSDALVDVPDGALIIDDSGRVAFCGPRSDIPAEYRAEKVFDHRPGFLLPGFVDTHIHFPQTFAGDAYGGGQLLEWLELCIYPAESRYADPEFARRAAAEFCARRIAAGTTAAMVFGSAFPHAQDALFAETRRRGLRMVGGRGIQTTGEPAAAPLITSEDDAIRLTGEEIGKWHAADTGEVGTALLHVAIVPRFSLAVTRTTLKNLGELYDSVRGRGVYFHTHLNENNRPGTGEVDSTKQAYGVTTYLDTYDGKFLPGSATGGKSLLGRRSILAHCVHCQDAELRRMAETGTSVAHCPVSQQFLGSGTMPWKRTLASGVTVAAGTDYGGGDEWLIPQVLSAAFKVHISEPGELGVSMHPAEMLFTGTLAGARALDMEDRFGNFDIGKEADFLVIEPGRVPALESSLAFGIRSDDPALARDQTLFALLMGIREPAITEVYVRGRRVDAA; via the coding sequence ATGGTGAGCCAAGTCCACTTGGGGCACATTTTTCACATCGCCGGAAGTCCCGCTGCCGGCGCTGTGTCCGACGCGCTGGTCGACGTCCCGGACGGCGCGCTGATAATCGACGACAGTGGCCGTGTCGCATTCTGCGGACCGCGCTCCGATATTCCGGCCGAGTACCGCGCCGAAAAGGTGTTCGATCATCGCCCCGGATTCCTGCTTCCCGGATTCGTCGACACCCACATTCATTTCCCGCAGACCTTCGCGGGGGACGCCTACGGCGGCGGGCAGCTGCTGGAGTGGCTCGAATTGTGCATCTATCCGGCGGAATCCCGGTACGCCGACCCCGAATTCGCCCGGCGCGCGGCCGCCGAATTCTGCGCGCGCCGCATCGCCGCGGGCACCACGGCGGCGATGGTCTTCGGCTCGGCCTTCCCGCACGCGCAAGACGCCCTGTTCGCCGAAACCCGGCGGCGCGGGCTCCGGATGGTCGGTGGCCGCGGCATCCAGACGACGGGAGAACCCGCGGCGGCGCCCTTGATCACCTCCGAAGACGATGCCATTCGCCTGACCGGCGAGGAGATCGGCAAGTGGCACGCGGCCGACACCGGTGAGGTGGGCACCGCGCTACTGCACGTGGCGATCGTCCCGCGGTTCTCCTTGGCGGTCACTCGGACGACGTTGAAGAACCTGGGCGAACTCTACGATTCGGTGCGCGGGCGCGGCGTCTACTTCCACACCCACCTCAACGAGAACAACCGCCCGGGCACCGGTGAAGTCGACAGCACCAAGCAGGCATACGGCGTGACGACCTACCTGGACACCTACGACGGGAAGTTCCTGCCCGGATCGGCCACGGGGGGCAAAAGCCTGCTCGGCAGGCGCAGCATCCTCGCCCATTGCGTGCACTGTCAGGACGCCGAGCTGCGGAGGATGGCCGAGACCGGCACGTCGGTCGCGCACTGCCCGGTATCGCAGCAGTTCCTCGGCTCCGGCACCATGCCGTGGAAGCGGACGCTCGCCTCGGGCGTCACGGTGGCCGCGGGCACCGATTACGGCGGCGGCGACGAATGGCTGATCCCGCAGGTGCTGTCGGCCGCGTTCAAGGTGCACATCTCCGAGCCGGGCGAGCTCGGCGTGTCGATGCATCCGGCGGAAATGCTGTTCACCGGCACGCTGGCCGGCGCACGCGCCTTGGATATGGAAGACCGGTTCGGGAACTTCGACATCGGCAAGGAGGCCGATTTCCTCGTGATCGAACCGGGGCGCGTTCCGGCGCTGGAAAGCAGCCTGGCATTCGGCATTCGTTCCGACGACCCTGCATTGGCGCGGGATCAGACGCTGTTCGCGCTGCTGATGGGTATTCGCGAGCCCGCGATCACCGAGGTCTACGTGCGGGGCCGTCGGGTCGACGCCGCATAG
- a CDS encoding TetR/AcrR family transcriptional regulator — translation MAVRDTPGAVAAGGGTKSAIRDAAVKLFGAKGFEQTSLREVADAVGITKASLYYHYASKLDLLLAIIDPIVDHMRSVVDDLDQMPHDAESIRQVLRTYLRGLIHHRDAGALVVRDTVTIINAMADRYPDLMDASQALREWLAGPDATEEAQLRACAALEVIGVALVSKELVPGADDSLVESSLLDAATCVLAGGGA, via the coding sequence ATGGCTGTGCGTGACACACCCGGCGCTGTCGCCGCAGGTGGAGGCACTAAAAGCGCGATTCGGGACGCTGCGGTGAAGCTCTTCGGAGCCAAAGGATTCGAGCAGACCAGCCTGCGCGAGGTCGCGGATGCGGTAGGAATCACAAAGGCGTCGCTCTACTATCACTACGCGTCGAAGCTCGATCTGCTATTGGCGATCATCGACCCGATCGTCGATCACATGCGTTCGGTCGTGGACGATCTCGACCAGATGCCGCACGATGCCGAGAGCATCCGCCAGGTCCTGCGGACGTATCTACGCGGCCTTATCCATCATCGTGACGCCGGAGCCCTGGTCGTGCGCGACACCGTCACGATCATCAACGCCATGGCCGACCGTTACCCGGATCTGATGGACGCCAGCCAGGCGCTGCGTGAGTGGCTGGCCGGGCCGGACGCCACCGAGGAGGCGCAGTTGCGCGCCTGCGCCGCGCTCGAGGTGATCGGTGTGGCGCTGGTGTCCAAGGAACTCGTGCCTGGCGCGGACGATTCGCTGGTGGAATCGTCACTGTTGGATGCCGCGACCTGCGTGCTGGCAGGTGGCGGCGCGTAG
- a CDS encoding RrF2 family transcriptional regulator, which yields MHITAKVDYAVRTLLEIAGAPRLEQSVAGLGAPLVQAAPVVKAEAIATAQRIPPKVLESVLGELRRAELVISRRGPDGGYWLARPAADISIADVIRAIEGPLASVRGARPEDVRYSGVAEPLQRVWIALRVNIRAVLENVTIADIASDRLPGFVEALTEDPGAWARR from the coding sequence GTGCACATCACCGCGAAGGTCGATTACGCGGTGCGGACGCTGCTCGAGATCGCAGGCGCGCCGCGGCTGGAACAGTCCGTGGCCGGGCTCGGCGCACCTCTCGTGCAGGCCGCGCCGGTGGTCAAGGCCGAAGCGATCGCCACCGCCCAGCGGATCCCGCCCAAGGTGCTCGAATCCGTGCTCGGCGAGCTGCGCCGGGCCGAACTGGTGATCAGCAGGCGAGGACCGGACGGTGGCTATTGGCTGGCCAGGCCCGCCGCCGACATCTCCATCGCCGATGTGATCCGCGCGATCGAGGGTCCCCTCGCGTCCGTGCGCGGTGCGCGCCCGGAGGACGTCCGCTACTCCGGCGTGGCGGAGCCGTTGCAGCGGGTGTGGATCGCACTGCGGGTCAACATCCGCGCGGTGCTGGAGAACGTCACGATCGCCGACATCGCGAGCGATCGGCTGCCCGGATTCGTCGAGGCGCTCACCGAAGACCCGGGCGCGTGGGCGCGCCGCTGA
- a CDS encoding antibiotic biosynthesis monooxygenase codes for MDAAATAVTVFHRPAHDAAFREWLARMTELAREKDGFVNASVAVTENPLLDPGCSVTFRSEPALHAFLDSAERAGALSDGAALGFHRKSSDLVFVEGESPPPGIGVFRHSVAREKEAEFEATEARLVAVSSKFPGFEGAALFPSDGGRWFSVLRFRTERQLSEWLRSDERAAALPELREKLTEDFTVDAHTTPFGSTVRTVGGETRMTPTWKTAMMVLLVLYPTVMVLSRFLGPVLDRLAAPPWLALWLSQIISVGLMSYFLSPAVASWFRRWLDPIDGASPRVSVMGAAVVVALYALTLLLFASVRWLQYWDYD; via the coding sequence ATGGACGCCGCCGCCACCGCCGTAACGGTCTTCCACCGACCAGCGCACGACGCGGCTTTCCGGGAATGGCTGGCGCGGATGACCGAATTAGCCCGCGAGAAGGACGGATTCGTGAATGCGTCCGTGGCGGTGACCGAAAATCCGCTGCTGGATCCGGGATGCAGCGTCACATTCCGATCCGAACCGGCGCTGCACGCATTCCTCGACTCGGCCGAACGGGCGGGCGCATTGTCCGACGGCGCAGCGCTCGGCTTCCATCGCAAGAGTTCGGATCTGGTCTTCGTGGAAGGCGAGTCGCCGCCGCCGGGCATCGGCGTTTTCCGGCACAGCGTCGCACGCGAGAAGGAAGCCGAATTCGAGGCGACCGAGGCGCGACTGGTCGCCGTGAGCTCGAAGTTCCCCGGATTCGAAGGCGCTGCCCTGTTCCCGTCGGACGGCGGGCGCTGGTTCTCGGTGCTTCGATTCCGCACGGAACGGCAATTGTCGGAATGGCTGCGCTCCGACGAACGCGCCGCCGCCTTACCGGAACTGCGGGAGAAACTGACCGAGGACTTCACCGTGGACGCGCACACCACGCCGTTCGGCTCGACCGTGCGAACGGTCGGCGGTGAGACCAGGATGACGCCGACCTGGAAGACCGCCATGATGGTGCTGCTGGTGTTGTATCCGACGGTAATGGTGCTGTCGCGCTTCCTCGGGCCGGTGCTCGACCGGCTCGCCGCGCCACCGTGGCTGGCCCTGTGGCTCAGCCAGATCATCAGCGTGGGCCTGATGAGCTACTTCCTCTCGCCCGCGGTCGCGAGCTGGTTCCGCCGCTGGCTCGATCCGATCGACGGCGCGAGCCCGCGCGTCAGCGTCATGGGCGCGGCGGTGGTCGTCGCGCTCTACGCGCTGACGCTGCTGCTGTTCGCGTCGGTGCGCTGGTTGCAGTACTGGGATTACGACTGA
- a CDS encoding ABC transporter ATP-binding protein, protein MLIRLLRTHLYPYRAQLAGVVVLQLISVIAMLYLPSLNADLIDDGVTKGDLGYIWTTGLWMLAVTGVQIVASAASVYLGAQAAMGAGRDLRGALLHKVGTFSAREVGMFGAPSLITRNTNDIQQVQLLIVMSATILVMAPIMCVGGIIMALREDLGLSWLLLIAVPALGLSMGVLISKMVPGFRDMQARIDEVNRVLREQITGIRVVRAFVRERQETWRFGLANTELTDTALRVGRLMALMFPTVMLISNVTAVAVIWFGGHAIDAGHMQIGSLTAMLSYIMQILMAVMMASFLAMMAPRAAVSADRVGEVLDTESSVHPPRLPQPFTDDPAVVDIQFAEFAFPGAEKPVLKAIRFQVRPGTTTAIVGSTGAGKTTLINLIPRLMDVTDGAVYVGGTDVRHIDLEILRSQIGLVPQKAYLFSGTIASNLRYGNPHATDEELWRALEIAQAADFVREMPEGLQTPVAQGGTTVSGGQRQRLAIARALVKRPRVYLFDDSFSALDVATDARLRAALKPETADASVLIVAQRIATIRDADQIVVLEDGAVAGIGTHEQLLRDCSEYREIVESQLSAEEAR, encoded by the coding sequence ATGCTGATCAGACTCCTCCGCACGCATCTGTACCCTTACCGCGCCCAGCTGGCGGGGGTCGTTGTGCTTCAGCTGATTTCCGTCATCGCGATGCTGTATCTGCCGAGCCTGAACGCGGACCTGATCGACGACGGCGTCACCAAAGGTGATCTCGGTTATATCTGGACCACCGGCTTGTGGATGCTCGCCGTCACGGGCGTGCAGATCGTCGCCTCGGCCGCTTCGGTCTATCTCGGCGCGCAGGCGGCCATGGGCGCGGGCCGCGACCTGCGCGGCGCGCTGCTGCACAAGGTCGGTACGTTCTCCGCGCGCGAAGTGGGCATGTTCGGCGCACCGTCGTTGATCACCCGCAACACCAACGACATTCAGCAGGTGCAGCTGCTCATCGTGATGTCGGCGACCATCCTGGTGATGGCGCCGATCATGTGCGTGGGCGGCATCATCATGGCGTTGCGCGAGGATCTCGGCCTGTCCTGGCTGCTGCTGATCGCGGTCCCCGCGCTGGGGCTGTCGATGGGCGTGCTGATCTCCAAGATGGTGCCCGGCTTCCGCGACATGCAGGCCAGGATCGACGAGGTGAATCGGGTACTGCGCGAGCAGATCACCGGTATCCGCGTGGTGCGCGCTTTCGTGCGGGAGCGGCAGGAGACCTGGCGGTTCGGCCTGGCCAATACCGAACTCACCGACACTGCGCTGCGGGTCGGCCGGTTGATGGCGCTGATGTTCCCCACGGTCATGCTGATCAGCAATGTCACCGCCGTGGCGGTGATCTGGTTCGGCGGACACGCGATCGACGCGGGGCACATGCAGATCGGTTCGCTCACCGCGATGCTGTCCTACATCATGCAGATCCTGATGGCCGTGATGATGGCCTCGTTCCTGGCCATGATGGCGCCGCGCGCCGCGGTCTCCGCCGACCGGGTCGGCGAGGTGCTCGACACCGAGTCCTCGGTCCACCCTCCGCGCCTGCCACAGCCGTTCACCGACGACCCGGCCGTCGTGGACATCCAGTTCGCCGAGTTCGCCTTTCCCGGCGCCGAGAAGCCGGTGCTGAAAGCGATCCGGTTCCAAGTGCGGCCCGGCACCACCACCGCGATCGTCGGCTCCACCGGCGCGGGGAAGACCACGCTGATCAATCTCATCCCCCGGCTGATGGACGTCACCGACGGCGCGGTCTACGTCGGCGGCACCGACGTTCGCCACATCGACCTGGAGATCTTACGTTCGCAGATCGGCCTCGTCCCGCAGAAGGCGTACCTCTTCTCCGGCACGATCGCCAGCAATCTGCGCTACGGCAATCCGCACGCCACCGACGAGGAACTCTGGCGCGCACTGGAGATCGCGCAGGCCGCCGATTTCGTCCGGGAGATGCCGGAGGGGCTGCAAACACCCGTAGCCCAGGGTGGCACCACCGTCTCCGGCGGGCAGCGCCAGCGGTTGGCCATCGCGCGAGCGCTGGTGAAAAGGCCGAGGGTGTACCTGTTCGACGATTCGTTCTCCGCGCTCGACGTCGCGACCGACGCCCGGCTGCGCGCGGCGCTGAAGCCGGAGACCGCGGACGCGTCGGTGCTCATCGTCGCGCAGCGCATCGCCACCATTCGGGACGCGGACCAGATCGTGGTGCTCGAAGACGGCGCGGTGGCGGGCATCGGCACCCACGAGCAGCTGCTGCGGGATTGCTCGGAGTACCGGGAGATCGTCGAGTCGCAACTGAGTGCCGAGGAGGCGCGATGA
- a CDS encoding DUF6191 domain-containing protein produces the protein MAAVLQWWIPGWVILLVLVAVFELTVNKRRRRRRTPISGTFTDEFTALLYATKRMELDHRESVSMLRDEQDEGAPPLVGVDLDGHKVVLRREAGE, from the coding sequence ATGGCGGCGGTGTTGCAGTGGTGGATTCCCGGGTGGGTCATCCTGCTCGTGCTGGTGGCGGTCTTCGAGCTCACCGTGAACAAACGCCGCCGACGCCGCCGCACACCGATCTCCGGCACCTTCACCGACGAGTTCACCGCGCTGTTGTACGCCACCAAGCGCATGGAGCTGGATCATCGCGAATCGGTGTCGATGCTGCGCGACGAGCAGGACGAGGGCGCGCCGCCGTTGGTCGGTGTCGACCTCGACGGACACAAGGTGGTGCTGCGCCGGGAAGCGGGAGAGTGA
- a CDS encoding TetR/AcrR family transcriptional regulator, producing the protein MNALLVERGYEGVTFEEVARRASASKATLYRRWKSKREMVVAALKAGPARREGPDDIDTGSLRGDLIALCRRLITTMRSTDGRTALLLLQSGLEDPELCDAIEEAVGPTGARLPASVIESAVLRDELPADVDPFPFEEVAGAVLLLRRLNGLDTGDDYLGSLVDAVLIPALRATSARPRSLPAGIFSGRPTPESNL; encoded by the coding sequence GTGAACGCGCTCCTGGTCGAGCGGGGCTATGAAGGCGTCACCTTCGAAGAGGTCGCCCGTCGGGCGAGCGCGTCCAAGGCCACTCTCTACCGGCGATGGAAATCGAAGCGGGAGATGGTGGTCGCCGCTTTGAAGGCGGGCCCGGCTCGGCGCGAGGGCCCCGATGACATCGACACGGGGAGTCTGCGCGGTGACCTGATCGCGCTGTGCCGACGACTGATCACGACGATGCGCTCGACGGACGGCCGGACCGCGCTGTTGCTGCTGCAATCGGGCCTCGAGGACCCCGAGCTCTGCGACGCGATCGAGGAGGCCGTCGGTCCGACCGGCGCGCGATTGCCCGCCTCTGTGATCGAGTCCGCCGTCCTCCGCGACGAGCTGCCCGCCGATGTCGATCCCTTTCCGTTCGAGGAGGTGGCCGGGGCGGTGCTCCTGCTGCGGCGGCTGAATGGGCTCGACACCGGCGACGACTACCTCGGGTCGCTCGTCGACGCCGTCCTCATCCCCGCCCTGCGGGCGACCTCCGCCCGGCCACGCTCGCTCCCCGCCGGCATCTTCTCCGGCAGGCCGACCCCCGAATCGAACCTCTGA
- a CDS encoding ABC transporter ATP-binding protein, producing MRPGMPTPGAPGTKAKSFGPSLKRLLRRLAPERVQVGLIVALVIVSVVLNTIGPYILGKATNLVFDGVVGKQLPPGVSKDQAIEALRAKGDNTFADMLSAMDVVPGVGVDFGAVGRVLTLVLLLYIGAAVFGWLQGYLLNVVINRTVKRLRSEVEDKIHRLPLRYFDSAPRGDVLSRVTNDVDNVSQSLQQTMSQLLISVFSVLGILVMMFWISWQLAVIALLTVPAAIVVTAQIAKRSKPHFVNQWKYTGLVNAQVEEAYTGHEVVTAFGRNREVGKEFDQRNEELYQASFKAQFISGLIMPAIMFLGNVNFVLVALVGGLKVATGSLSLGEVQAFIQYSRQFSQPLTQLGAMANLLQSGVASAERIFEILDADEQSPDPVMADARPVDRGRVEFEAVSFRYEPDKPVIERLSLVAEPGHVVAIVGPTGAGKTTLVNLLMRFYELDAGTITIDGVDITEITRDHLRSRIGMVLQDTWLFRGTIRENIAYGNPNASEEEILAAARAAYVDRFVHALPDGYDTVIDEEGSGVSAGEKQLITIARAFLAKPSILILDEATSSVDTRTELLVQHATAALRRDRTSFVIAHRLSTIRDADLIVVMEEGRIVEHGSHERLLEERGAYYRLYNAQFAGAV from the coding sequence ATGAGGCCCGGAATGCCCACTCCCGGTGCGCCGGGCACCAAGGCGAAATCGTTCGGACCCTCGCTGAAACGGCTGCTGCGCAGGCTCGCGCCGGAGCGGGTCCAGGTCGGGCTGATCGTCGCGCTGGTGATCGTCTCGGTGGTGCTGAACACCATCGGCCCGTACATCCTCGGCAAGGCGACCAATCTGGTCTTCGACGGTGTGGTCGGCAAACAGCTGCCGCCCGGCGTGTCCAAGGACCAGGCGATCGAAGCGCTGCGGGCCAAGGGCGACAACACATTCGCCGACATGCTCAGCGCCATGGACGTGGTGCCCGGCGTCGGGGTGGACTTCGGCGCGGTCGGCCGGGTGCTCACCTTGGTGCTGCTGCTGTACATCGGCGCGGCCGTCTTCGGCTGGTTGCAGGGCTACCTGCTCAACGTCGTGATCAACCGGACGGTCAAGCGGCTGCGCAGTGAGGTCGAGGACAAGATCCATCGGCTTCCGTTGCGCTACTTCGATTCCGCTCCGCGCGGCGACGTGCTCAGCCGGGTGACCAACGACGTCGACAACGTTTCCCAGAGCCTGCAGCAGACCATGAGCCAGCTGCTCATCTCGGTGTTCTCGGTGCTCGGCATCCTGGTCATGATGTTCTGGATCTCCTGGCAGCTGGCGGTGATCGCGTTGCTCACCGTGCCGGCCGCCATCGTGGTCACCGCGCAGATCGCCAAAAGGTCCAAGCCGCACTTCGTCAACCAGTGGAAGTACACCGGCCTGGTGAACGCCCAGGTCGAGGAGGCCTACACCGGCCACGAGGTGGTCACCGCGTTCGGGCGCAACCGCGAGGTCGGCAAGGAGTTCGACCAGCGCAACGAGGAGCTCTACCAGGCCAGCTTCAAAGCGCAGTTCATCTCCGGCCTGATCATGCCCGCGATCATGTTCCTCGGGAACGTGAACTTCGTGCTGGTCGCGCTCGTCGGCGGCCTCAAAGTGGCCACCGGCAGTCTCTCGCTCGGCGAGGTGCAGGCGTTCATCCAGTACTCCCGTCAGTTCAGCCAGCCGCTGACGCAGCTCGGCGCGATGGCCAACCTGTTGCAGTCCGGTGTCGCTTCGGCCGAGCGGATCTTCGAGATCCTCGACGCCGACGAGCAGAGCCCGGACCCGGTGATGGCCGACGCGCGCCCGGTCGACCGCGGCCGGGTGGAGTTCGAGGCCGTCTCGTTCCGCTACGAACCGGACAAGCCGGTGATCGAGCGGCTGTCCCTGGTCGCCGAGCCCGGGCACGTGGTCGCCATCGTCGGCCCCACCGGCGCGGGCAAGACCACGCTGGTGAACCTGCTCATGCGGTTCTACGAACTGGACGCGGGCACGATCACCATCGACGGGGTCGACATCACCGAGATCACCCGCGACCACCTGCGTTCGCGCATCGGCATGGTCTTGCAGGACACCTGGCTGTTCCGGGGCACGATCCGGGAGAACATCGCCTACGGCAACCCGAACGCGAGCGAAGAGGAGATCCTCGCCGCGGCGCGCGCCGCCTACGTGGACCGTTTCGTGCACGCGCTGCCCGACGGCTACGACACGGTCATCGACGAGGAGGGCTCCGGTGTCAGCGCCGGCGAGAAACAGCTGATCACCATCGCGCGCGCGTTCCTCGCCAAGCCGTCCATCCTCATCCTGGACGAGGCCACCAGTTCGGTGGACACTCGCACCGAACTGCTGGTGCAGCACGCCACCGCCGCCCTGCGCCGTGACCGGACCAGTTTCGTCATCGCCCACCGCCTGTCCACCATCCGCGACGCCGACCTGATCGTCGTCATGGAGGAGGGGCGGATCGTGGAACACGGCTCGCACGAACGCCTGCTCGAGGAGCGGGGCGCGTACTACCGCCTGTACAACGCGCAGTTCGCCGGCGCTGTGTAG